A part of Primulina eburnea isolate SZY01 chromosome 10, ASM2296580v1, whole genome shotgun sequence genomic DNA contains:
- the LOC140803445 gene encoding signal recognition particle subunit SRP54 2-like isoform X1, with amino-acid sequence MVLAQLGGSISRALQQMSNATIIDEKVLNDCLNEITRALLQSDVQFKLVRDMQTNIKNIVNLDDLAAGHNKRKIIQQAIFNELSKMLDPGKPSFTPKKGKTSVIMFVGLQGSGKTTTCTKYAYYHQKKGWKPALVCADTFRAGAFDQLKQNATKAKIPFYGSYTESDPVSIAVEGVERFNKENCDLIIVDTSGRHKQEAALFEEMRQVSEATKPDLVIFVMDSSIGQAAFDQAQAFRQSVAVGAVIVTKMDGHAKGGGALSAVAATKSPVIFIGTGEHMDEFEVFDVKPFVSRLLGVGDWSGFMDKIHEVVPMDQQPELLQKLSEGNFSLRIMYEQFQNILKMGPIGQVFSMLPGFNQELMPKGQEKESQAKIKRYMTMMDSMTNEELDSSNSKLMNESRIMRIARGCGRPVRDVMEMLEEYKRLAKIWSKMKGLKIPKKGEMSALSRNMNAQHMSKVLPPQMLKQIGGMGGLQNLMKQMGSAKDMMGMFGGGDK; translated from the exons ATGGTGCTCGCGCAGTTGGGTGGAAGTATTTCCCGCGCTCTTCAGCAGATGAGCAACGCGACCATCATTGACGAGAAGGTGCTGAACGATTGCCTCAACGAGATCACGCGCGCTCTCCTTCAATCCGATGTGCAGTTCAAGCTCGTTCGTGATATGCAGaccaatattaaaaatattgtcAATCTCGATGATCTTGCTGCGGGCCATAATAAGCGTAAAATTATCCAACAG GCTATTTTTAATGAGCTGTCCAAGATGTTGGATCCTGGGAAGCCCTCATTCACTCCAAAAAAAGGAAAAACAAGCGTGATTATGTTTGTTGGTTTGCAAG GATCGGGGAAAACAACCACATGTACAAAATATGCTTACTACCACCAGAAGAAGGGGTGGAAACCTGCACTAGTCTGTGCAGACACTTTCAGGGCTGGTGCTTTTGACCAATTGAAGCAGAACGCCACCAAAGCTAAAATTCCTTTTTATGGAAG CTATACAGAGTCCGATCCCGTAAGTATTGCTGTAGAAGGAGTTGAAAGATTTAACAAAGAAAATTGTGATCTTATAATTGTAGATACAAGCGGACGCCACAAACAGGAGGCAGCTCTCTTTGAAGAGATGCGTCAAGTTTCTGAAGCCACG AAACCAGACCTTGTTATATTTGTCATGGATAGCAGCATTGGTCAAGCTGCCTTTGATCAAGCTCAGGCTTTCAGGCAAAGTGTTGCAGTTGGAGCTGTGATTGTCACCAAGATGGATGGTCATGCAAAGGGAGGTGGTGCGCTTAGTGC AGTTGCAGCAACAAAAAGTCCAGTCATATTCATTGGGACGGGTGAACATATGGATGAATTTGAAGTATTTGATGTCAAACCATTTGTTAGCCGCCTTTTAG GTGTGGGTGACTGGTCTGGATTTATGGACAAAATTCATGAAGTTGTTCCCATGGATCAACAGCCTGAACTACTTCAGAAGCTTTCCGAAGGAAACTTTTCTTTGAGGATAATGTACGAGCAATTTCAGAATATACTGAAAATGGGTCCAATTGGCCAG GTCTTCTCTATGCTTCCAGGATTTAATCAGGAGTTGATGCCCAAAGGCCAGGAGAAGGAAAGCCAGGCAAAGATTAAAAGATACATGACCATGATGGATTCAATGACAAATGAAG AGTTGGACAGTTCCAATTCGAAGCTAATGAACGAATCGCGAATCATGCGGATAGCTAGAGGGTGTGGTCGTCCTGTGAGGGACGTAATGGAAATGCTGGAAGAGTACAAGCGACTGGCCAAGATTTGGAGCAAGATGAAGGGACTCAAGATTCCAAAGAAGGGAGAAATGAGTGCTTTATCGAGAAACATGAACGCTCAACACATGAGCAAAGTGCTTCCCCCTCAGATGTTGAAGCAAATTGGTGGAATGGGTGGATTGCAGAACTTGATGAAGCAAATGGGTTCTGCCAAGGATATGATGGGTATGTTTGGAGGTGGGGATAAATAG
- the LOC140803446 gene encoding uncharacterized protein, with amino-acid sequence MAATTSIPFSSSILMPRGRSNSPYSLSFSVPRGEIMWGRKKFLLVCVFSATRLDKKMSSRRYRRAVIVAAADYYSTLGVPKSASSKDIKAAYRKLARQYHPDVNKEPGATEKFKEISAAYEVLSDDKKRAMYDQYGEAGMNNAMGGAGGYTATNPFDLFEAFFGSSMGGFPGMDGTGFGATSRSTVAKGEDLRYDITLEFSAAIFGVEKEFELSHLETCEVCAGTGAKVGSKMKICSTCGGRGQVMRTEQTPFGMFSQVSVCPNCGGDGEMISESCRKCSGAGRIRVKKDIKVKIPPGVSKGSILRVAGEGDAGPKGGPPGDLFVYLDIEEIPEIQRDGMDLYSSVSISYLDAILGTVIMVKTVEGMTELQIPQGSQPGDVLVLARKGAPKLNRPSIRGDHFFTVKVSIPKRISAKERELLEELSSLVNASAIRSKTPPKVQQPVESIARETVPVEEKTDESADQKDLWKKLTDFAGSVVDGAFKWFKDNI; translated from the exons ATGGCCGCCACCACGTCAATACCCTTTTCTTCTTCAATCTTAATGCCTCGTGGACGGAGCAATTCGCCGTATTCCTTGTCCTTTTCCGTGCCACGTGGGGAAATCATGTGGGGACGCAAGAAGTTTCTGCTAGTTTGTGTATTCTCTGCTACTCGATTGGATAAGAAAATGTCTTCCAGGAGGTACAGAAGAGCAGTGATTGTGGCTGCGGCTGATTATTACTCCACTCTCGGGGTCCCGAAATCTGCTAGTAGCAAGGACATTAAGGCTGCTTATAGAAAGTTGGCCAGGCAG TACCATCCTGATGTCAACAAAGAACCTGGGGCTACTGAAAAATTCAAAGAAATTAGTGCTGCATATGAG GTACTATCAGATGACAAAAAGCGAGCTATGTATGATCAGTATGGTGAAGCTGGAATGAACAATGCCATGGGTGGAGCTGGTGGTTACACG GCAACAAATCCTTTTGACCTATTTGAGGCTTTTTTTGGGTCCAGTATGGGTGGGTTCCCTGGAATGGATGGAACTGGATTTGGTGCAACAAGTCGTAGTACTGTTGCCAAAGGTGAAGATCTGCG TTATGATATTACTTTGGAATTTTCTGCCGCTATATTTGGGGTAGAGAAGGAATTTGAGCTGTCCCATCTTGAAACATGTGAAGTTTGTGCTGGTACTGGAGCAAAAGTAGGCTCCAAAATGAAGATATGTTCTACATGTGGAGGCAGAGGTCAAGTTATGAGAACAGAGCAAACACCTTTTGGCATGTTTTCGCAG GTTTCTGTATGCCCAAATTGTGGTGGGGATGGTGAAATGATATCTGAATCATGTCGTAAATGCTCTGGGGCTGGTCGGATACGTGTTAAAAAAGATATCAAAGTCAAAATTCCTCCCGGAGTGAGCAAAGGTAGTATTCTTCGAGTTGCCGGAGAGGGTGATGCAGGACCAAAGGG TGGTCCACCTGGAGATCTTTTTGTCTATCTTGACATTGAAGAAATACCTGAGATTCAAAGAGATGGCATGGATCTTTATTCATCAGTTTCAATTAGCTATCTGGATGCCATTTTGGGAACTGTTATTATG GTTAAAACTGTTGAAGGAATGACCGAACTGCAGATTCCTCAAGGTAGTCAACCTGGGGATGTTCTTGTCCTGGCAAGAAAAGGTGCACCTAAATTAAATCGACCATCTATACGTGGTGACCATTTTTTCACTGTCAAAGTTAGCATACCAAAGCGGATAAG TGCAAAGGAACGTGAACTACTTGAAGAGCTATCTTCTCTTGTCAATGCCTCAGCCATTCGATCGAAGACACCACCGAAGGTTCAACAACCTG TTGAAAGCATTGCAAGAGAAACAGTTCCAGTTGAAGAAAAAACGGATGAATCAGCAGATCAAAAAGACTTGTGGAAGAAGCTTACAGATTTTGCTGG ATCGGTTGTAGACGGAGCTTTCAAATGGTTCAAAGATAACATCTAA
- the LOC140803445 gene encoding signal recognition particle subunit SRP54 2-like isoform X2: MLDPGKPSFTPKKGKTSVIMFVGLQGSGKTTTCTKYAYYHQKKGWKPALVCADTFRAGAFDQLKQNATKAKIPFYGSYTESDPVSIAVEGVERFNKENCDLIIVDTSGRHKQEAALFEEMRQVSEATKPDLVIFVMDSSIGQAAFDQAQAFRQSVAVGAVIVTKMDGHAKGGGALSAVAATKSPVIFIGTGEHMDEFEVFDVKPFVSRLLGVGDWSGFMDKIHEVVPMDQQPELLQKLSEGNFSLRIMYEQFQNILKMGPIGQVFSMLPGFNQELMPKGQEKESQAKIKRYMTMMDSMTNEELDSSNSKLMNESRIMRIARGCGRPVRDVMEMLEEYKRLAKIWSKMKGLKIPKKGEMSALSRNMNAQHMSKVLPPQMLKQIGGMGGLQNLMKQMGSAKDMMGMFGGGDK; the protein is encoded by the exons ATGTTGGATCCTGGGAAGCCCTCATTCACTCCAAAAAAAGGAAAAACAAGCGTGATTATGTTTGTTGGTTTGCAAG GATCGGGGAAAACAACCACATGTACAAAATATGCTTACTACCACCAGAAGAAGGGGTGGAAACCTGCACTAGTCTGTGCAGACACTTTCAGGGCTGGTGCTTTTGACCAATTGAAGCAGAACGCCACCAAAGCTAAAATTCCTTTTTATGGAAG CTATACAGAGTCCGATCCCGTAAGTATTGCTGTAGAAGGAGTTGAAAGATTTAACAAAGAAAATTGTGATCTTATAATTGTAGATACAAGCGGACGCCACAAACAGGAGGCAGCTCTCTTTGAAGAGATGCGTCAAGTTTCTGAAGCCACG AAACCAGACCTTGTTATATTTGTCATGGATAGCAGCATTGGTCAAGCTGCCTTTGATCAAGCTCAGGCTTTCAGGCAAAGTGTTGCAGTTGGAGCTGTGATTGTCACCAAGATGGATGGTCATGCAAAGGGAGGTGGTGCGCTTAGTGC AGTTGCAGCAACAAAAAGTCCAGTCATATTCATTGGGACGGGTGAACATATGGATGAATTTGAAGTATTTGATGTCAAACCATTTGTTAGCCGCCTTTTAG GTGTGGGTGACTGGTCTGGATTTATGGACAAAATTCATGAAGTTGTTCCCATGGATCAACAGCCTGAACTACTTCAGAAGCTTTCCGAAGGAAACTTTTCTTTGAGGATAATGTACGAGCAATTTCAGAATATACTGAAAATGGGTCCAATTGGCCAG GTCTTCTCTATGCTTCCAGGATTTAATCAGGAGTTGATGCCCAAAGGCCAGGAGAAGGAAAGCCAGGCAAAGATTAAAAGATACATGACCATGATGGATTCAATGACAAATGAAG AGTTGGACAGTTCCAATTCGAAGCTAATGAACGAATCGCGAATCATGCGGATAGCTAGAGGGTGTGGTCGTCCTGTGAGGGACGTAATGGAAATGCTGGAAGAGTACAAGCGACTGGCCAAGATTTGGAGCAAGATGAAGGGACTCAAGATTCCAAAGAAGGGAGAAATGAGTGCTTTATCGAGAAACATGAACGCTCAACACATGAGCAAAGTGCTTCCCCCTCAGATGTTGAAGCAAATTGGTGGAATGGGTGGATTGCAGAACTTGATGAAGCAAATGGGTTCTGCCAAGGATATGATGGGTATGTTTGGAGGTGGGGATAAATAG